A region of Saccharococcus thermophilus DNA encodes the following proteins:
- the queC gene encoding 7-cyano-7-deazaguanine synthase QueC gives MKKEKAVVVFSGGQDSTTCLFWALKQFAEVEAVTFDYGQRHRLEIEVATSIAKELGVPHTILDMSLLNQLAPNALTRSDIAIEQKEGQLPSTFVDGRNLLFLSFAAVLAKQKGARHLVTGVCETDFSGYPDCRDIFIKSLNVTLNLAMDYQFIIHTPLMWLSKAETWKLADELGAFEFVRTKTLTCYNGIIADGCGECPACVLRRRGLEEYIKEKEGTNQL, from the coding sequence ATGAAAAAGGAAAAAGCAGTTGTCGTCTTTAGCGGCGGCCAGGATAGCACGACATGTTTATTTTGGGCGCTAAAGCAATTTGCTGAGGTAGAAGCGGTGACGTTTGATTACGGTCAGCGCCACCGGTTGGAAATTGAAGTGGCAACTTCCATTGCGAAGGAACTTGGTGTTCCACATACGATTTTGGATATGTCGCTGTTAAATCAATTAGCACCAAACGCGCTTACGCGGAGCGACATTGCCATTGAACAAAAAGAGGGGCAATTGCCGTCTACGTTTGTCGATGGGCGAAATTTATTGTTTTTGTCGTTTGCCGCGGTGCTCGCTAAGCAAAAAGGAGCGCGCCATCTTGTCACAGGTGTATGCGAAACGGATTTCAGCGGCTATCCGGATTGCCGCGATATATTTATTAAGTCATTGAATGTAACGTTGAATTTAGCGATGGACTACCAATTTATCATCCATACGCCGCTGATGTGGCTGTCCAAGGCGGAAACGTGGAAGCTCGCCGATGAGCTCGGAGCGTTTGAATTTGTGCGAACGAAAACGTTAACTTGTTATAACGGGATCATTGCCGACGGCTGCGGCGAATGCCCGGCTTGCGTGTTGCGAAGACGCGGGCTCGAAGAATATATAAAAGAAAAGGAAGGGACAAATCAATTATGA
- a CDS encoding GerAB/ArcD/ProY family transporter: MSQTTKEQFLISPFLVFFLINGTQVGIGMLSFQRLVMKEAGHDAWIAVIITGIIAHLLIWIMYKLFAHSPNAEDIVSIHKHYFGKWIGFVFSFALLVYFALLAFTVLQTYIEIIKIWMFPLIGAWQFSLLFLALAYYAVLGGFRVVTGLCFWGVVLPLLTIFPMLFFPLEYAHYRNLLPIFDHSVGEIFSATKAMSLQYLGMEMLIVYYPFIKQPEKSHKWAQWGNAFTTLFYLIVMLIAIVFYNEEQIQHITWPTLTLAKVPEVPFIERMEYIILSIYVLVVFPIICIAVWSASRIAKKLFSIKQRRFVPVILLLLFIGTLWFEEKEQIERLNRWTSTIGLYIVIFYIPALYIYVKAANKIKKIVQQKS; this comes from the coding sequence ATGAGTCAGACAACGAAAGAACAATTCCTTATCTCGCCCTTTTTGGTGTTTTTTCTCATCAATGGCACCCAAGTGGGAATTGGAATGCTTAGTTTTCAACGCTTGGTGATGAAAGAGGCGGGACACGATGCATGGATAGCTGTTATCATAACGGGAATTATTGCCCATTTATTAATTTGGATCATGTATAAACTTTTCGCTCATTCCCCTAACGCTGAAGATATCGTTTCCATACATAAACACTATTTTGGCAAATGGATCGGCTTTGTCTTTAGTTTCGCTTTGCTTGTTTATTTCGCTTTATTAGCGTTTACGGTATTGCAAACCTATATTGAAATTATCAAAATCTGGATGTTCCCCTTAATCGGGGCATGGCAGTTCAGCCTTCTTTTTTTGGCGCTGGCTTATTACGCCGTATTAGGAGGATTTCGCGTTGTCACGGGGTTATGTTTTTGGGGCGTTGTGCTTCCGTTGCTCACCATTTTCCCGATGTTGTTTTTTCCGCTTGAATACGCCCATTATCGCAATTTGCTGCCAATATTTGATCATTCGGTTGGTGAGATTTTTTCAGCTACCAAAGCAATGTCACTGCAATATTTAGGAATGGAAATGCTGATCGTATATTACCCGTTTATCAAACAGCCAGAAAAGTCGCATAAGTGGGCACAGTGGGGCAATGCGTTTACGACCCTCTTCTATTTAATCGTTATGCTGATCGCGATTGTTTTTTATAATGAGGAACAAATCCAGCATATCACTTGGCCCACATTAACGCTGGCGAAAGTTCCAGAAGTGCCGTTTATTGAAAGAATGGAGTACATCATCCTTTCCATTTATGTGCTGGTAGTATTTCCGATTATTTGCATCGCGGTATGGTCGGCTTCGCGCATTGCGAAAAAATTGTTTTCCATCAAGCAGCGCCGTTTTGTTCCTGTGATTTTGTTATTATTATTTATCGGGACGTTGTGGTTCGAAGAAAAAGAACAAATTGAACGGCTAAACAGATGGACCTCTACGATCGGCCTGTATATCGTCATTTTCTATATTCCTGCTTTATATATATATGTGAAGGCGGCTAATAAAATAAAAAAAATAGTGCAACAAAAAAGCTGA